Genomic segment of Tachysurus fulvidraco isolate hzauxx_2018 chromosome 22, HZAU_PFXX_2.0, whole genome shotgun sequence:
AGATTTGGAGTCCGCAGCGACCCCAGATCGCCTCTTTTCAGCCATTAGAATGAACTGTAAAGATTAGAATCGATTGCTGGACTAATCACTACAGATACCCGATGGTACATTgtaactaaaatataaaataagccCCGGCTTCATGCTATAGACATCAGCGTGTAATGAAAGTGTTGCTATGGACACCGATGCTGACATGCGCAATTGCGCTTTCCACAAGGTCAGGTGCCAAGCTCCACCAATCATAAAAGCCTTCAAACGTCCTGctgtttttatctatctatctatctatctatctatctatctatctatctatctatctatctatctatctatctatctatctatctgtctatctatctatctatctgtctgtctgtctatctatctatattttctataatgTAATTTGTTTCGAATGTATTTCTattgatttgttgttgtttttttagagttccataaaacaataaaaaaaaaagaagaagactgaaaaacataaatcatcaccaaggatatttttatttaggagTTTAGCttgaaatgcacacacacacacacacacacacacacacacacacacacacacacacacacacacacacacacacacacacacacacaattcagagtgcaaaagtttgctgGTTCAACGATTAATACGTGGATCTAAAATTGTATAATTTATCTACTACCACAATAGAATGACGTTCTATTGtggaggttaaaaaaaacaaaaaacaaaaaacttgcAAACACATCTCTTGTAACTGGAAaggtttctgatttttttttctcatcacaAAGCGTAACAAAGTCAATAGAAAAATGAACAGTTTCTTACAGGTACATTCTGCTGATCAATAAAATCAGACATTTCATAGGTTTTCTAGGTTCAATTCTATTAACTATATCACATTGAActaataaaatacagtacattgtgaTAGAAATGTGGTTCAAGGGTTCTTTGGTTGTTTAAGGGTTCTTAGCTCTACCTGTACCCTCTGGTGTAAGCTGTATCTACAGAACCAGGCACACCAAAGAACCCGCAAAAGACCTAAATGGAACCTTACAGTTTCTTTTAGTACAATTAGCAATTGAATAAAGTGCATTTTATTAAGGTTTGACCCTCCCGGCatattaatatttgtgtttCAAGTTAGTTTCTTAGAATAAAGTTGTATAGCATCCTTTCGCAAAGGagctttttttaattgagttaGTACTTTTTAGAGCAAGACACAATGTTTTAATAGTTAATACTCTCTGAGGATTAAAGCAAAGTTAGTAATTCTGTCTTCTCTTAGACCATGGATGAGCGATCTTATCTGTAAGGAGCAGGTGTGGGTGCAGGATTTTATTCCAGTCAAGCATGAGCCACACCTTCAGTTGATTAACCAGTTGATCTCGACTCAGGTGCGACTTCTACttgtttggaatgaaaacctgcacccacagctacaattttacattttatatacatatatttttttatctgtcaACAGTCTTCTGGTCAGTGGCACCACCGCAGTCAACGCATTGATACATGTTGGTGACGACGTTGTTGTTTCCCTTTGTGGCTACAGGGCTTTGAACATTCTTGTCTTCACAAACATTGAAGCTTTTCTGCATCTTGTACTCGAGCTGCATGTGGTTCTGAGGGGGAAGGCCAAGGCAAGCCCTGTGTGACAGAACCCAAGAGAGAACTCATTTCAACAACACTGCACTGCTAAGCACATCCCCTTAGTCTAGGTTTATTcacattaaaggcagggtctccgatttttgaaagccaatgtcgacatttgaaatcaccaaaacaaacaaacccctaacccaaatgtaggtcccacccctgtattgatagctccgcccacacatacatacgtaacccaggcaactaatggaaagaaatgtgtctttatcatagctgaagggaagaacaatacgattgcagataaacaaacaagcaaaataacacacaagcataatcatgcaaaggacggcatgtattagttctgtgtaacaaagcaaaaccaacgttacttaCCTAtccagaaggaaaaaagcgcctcggacTCTTAAGTGAAGTTGGACgtatattcacagattggagtttcccgagtcaataactcctgagctaaacgctgttactagcaaaacgcagttgtagctgcatctctacattactacgatagaaaagaggtgttatttgtgtagtaacagcgtttagctcaggagttattgactcgggaaactccaatctgtgaatatgcggccaacttcctgctccttcagttctctccagcgctggaaagctgatcctatattaacacatcctacttcttgcctaatcgtaagcctttcttcgctttctttgtttttatcctccatgtcaatgttaaaacaagccccgcctctttctgctcattggctacacgtttgttttgatttttgtttattattcggcccgactcagttttctgaagcagttctcaaaaatcggagaccctgcctttacaTCACATTTCAATATTTACAAGTTACATTGAACCTAATtttaaaaatggatttaaagTGTGGTGTCATCTTGGTAGTGAAAATCTctatacagcacaaacacacaatctttCCTGTACCTCAGGACATTTTCGATGCAGGCTCGCTGGCGGAAGAAAGCGTTGACCACCGGTGCATTGTGCGGTACGAGCGGGGCCTTGCAGAGGAAGCTAAGTATGGACAGAACACTGTGGAAAGACTGGAAGGATGAGTCCTGCTGTGTACGGAACGTGATTCGCTGACATAGCTCGGTCAGAATCACCAGGTCCAGAATAATTGGACTGGCCAGCAGTGAATCCTGaataaaaagatagaaaaataataatttaaaaaaaccaGTAAAGAAATGTCAATGTAACTGAGACAcatctatacagtatgtactcacCTCACATGTGTTGTGCAGAGCAATTGTGTTTGTGCCACCCATCATGATCTCTGACGTGTACTCATCCATTGCTCGTTTGCTGTCTCCCACATAGGGGACATACTTAATGACCACCTAAATTGACACAAGTTCTAGATGTGAACTCAAAAGCCTTGCAAGTCTCCATGCATCAAACTACAGTACAAGCATATAATGATATAAACAGAATTACCTGACTTGGTCCACTGTCATTATCTAGTGTCACTTGCATTGCACATGCAGGTGCTATACAATTAATCACCATAGCAAATTTTTTGCATTAAATCACTccatattttttattagtttggTTGCATAAAATATAAAGCACAATAACGTTTCAAAACATTTGTTCTACTTATTGTGAGAATATGGGACAGAAATGGGATCACAAACAAAGCCCAAAAAGTGTCCAAGAACTGCATCATAGAAATCATTCTTACACAGTGATCAGGTTTCTCTCCAGGCTTGAATAGCAGTGGATTGGACTTCACCATGTCATCCACTACGTTGCTTTTGGAGATCTCTTTAGATCGGAACTGCTGTGGGGCAGACAGGTTCATGCCATCGTTGTTTCCCAGGTGATTGTAGCTCACAATGGAGTTTGGCTGCAAACCAAAGGAGTAAAGCATCTTGTAAAGGTTTCATATACTGAAAACATACTGTAATGAAAGGGGCACTGAAATGCACATTACTACATGTCTCTTTTACCTTGATCCCTGAGCTCAGAAGAAAATCCACCAGAACAGTCTTCAGTTTTGTCTGGCCTGATTTGAAGTCATCTCCTCCTATGAAGACCCCATGCTGAATGGCTAGCTCTAAAGCTCCAGGTACGAAAGTGTTCTGAGGGGAGCCATTGATATAGGCACAGCCCTCCAGAATACTAGCCACCGCAAACAGAGTGGATGGAGATACTTGTCCTTCGTTctataaagaaagagagacatggTTTTAACAAGTGTCACTTGATGGTTATAAACCTTCGTGGCAATAATTTGGTTCATTCCAGACGTCTGAAGTCTGAAATGAGACATC
This window contains:
- the LOC113645090 gene encoding inositol-3-phosphate synthase 1-A isoform X1: MMSETIRINSPNVQYTEKFIESQYTYQTTSVSRSRDTYTVTPHSIDFSFRTERHVPKLGVMLVGWGGNNGSTVTAAVLANRLGLKWTTKTGVKSANYYGSLLESSTVSLGFGPKGEIFVPFRELLPMVHPNDIIFDGWDISSMDLGRAMERAQVLDWSLQEMLRPQMCKLKPRPSIYIPDFIAANQEHRADNVLTGTKAEQMEQIRRDIRDFKEKSGVEKVIVLWTANTERFIDIVTGVNDTAKNLLATIQNEGQVSPSTLFAVASILEGCAYINGSPQNTFVPGALELAIQHGVFIGGDDFKSGQTKLKTVLVDFLLSSGIKPNSIVSYNHLGNNDGMNLSAPQQFRSKEISKSNVVDDMVKSNPLLFKPGEKPDHCVVIKYVPYVGDSKRAMDEYTSEIMMGGTNTIALHNTCEDSLLASPIILDLVILTELCQRITFRTQQDSSFQSFHSVLSILSFLCKAPLVPHNAPVVNAFFRQRACIENVLRACLGLPPQNHMQLEYKMQKSFNVCEDKNVQSPVATKGNNNVVTNMYQCVDCGGATDQKTVDR
- the LOC113645090 gene encoding inositol-3-phosphate synthase 1-A isoform X2, giving the protein MVTPHSIDFSFRTERHVPKLGVMLVGWGGNNGSTVTAAVLANRLGLKWTTKTGVKSANYYGSLLESSTVSLGFGPKGEIFVPFRELLPMVHPNDIIFDGWDISSMDLGRAMERAQVLDWSLQEMLRPQMCKLKPRPSIYIPDFIAANQEHRADNVLTGTKAEQMEQIRRDIRDFKEKSGVEKVIVLWTANTERFIDIVTGVNDTAKNLLATIQNEGQVSPSTLFAVASILEGCAYINGSPQNTFVPGALELAIQHGVFIGGDDFKSGQTKLKTVLVDFLLSSGIKPNSIVSYNHLGNNDGMNLSAPQQFRSKEISKSNVVDDMVKSNPLLFKPGEKPDHCVVIKYVPYVGDSKRAMDEYTSEIMMGGTNTIALHNTCEDSLLASPIILDLVILTELCQRITFRTQQDSSFQSFHSVLSILSFLCKAPLVPHNAPVVNAFFRQRACIENVLRACLGLPPQNHMQLEYKMQKSFNVCEDKNVQSPVATKGNNNVVTNMYQCVDCGGATDQKTVDR